A single window of Polyodon spathula isolate WHYD16114869_AA chromosome 2, ASM1765450v1, whole genome shotgun sequence DNA harbors:
- the LOC121327661 gene encoding alpha-2C adrenergic receptor-like → MDLPLNTSGINASLLLLPDSTSSGVGQYSLPAIASLAALVSFLIIFTIVGNVLVVIAVLTSRALKAPQNLFLVSLATADILVATLVMPFSLANELMGYWFFGSAWCNVYLALDVLFCTSSIVHLCAISLDRYWSVTQAVEYNLKRTPKRLKCIIVVVWLISAVISFPPLISMDRDSEDDVYPQCKLNDETWYILSSCIGSFFAPCVIMILVYIRIYQVAKHRTRTISEKKQGTNGSSQADKGLHRGASLKANGEKEDGHCPAQPKETKPQEIDDIDLEESSSSDGKGKRGQDTNSKKDRRSRRKNSSLSKQSSRISRSSNRSTDLFTSRRKRRSTVCRKKISQAREKRFTFVLAVVMGVFVVCWFPFFFSYSLYGICREACEAPEILFKFFFWIGYCNSSLNPVIYTIFNQDFRRAFKKILCKRWKKSF, encoded by the coding sequence atggaTTTACCATTAAACACCAGTGGAATCAACGCGTCTCTTCTCCTCTTACCGGATTCAACATCCTCGGGAGTCGGTCAGTATTCCTTGCCTGCTATAGCGAGCCTGGCAGCATTAGTAAGTTTCCTCATTATATTTACCATTGTTGGGAACGTCTTGGTTGTAATCGCAGTACTTACTAGCAGGGCTCTCAAAGCTCCACAGAATCTTTTCCTGGTGTCTTTGGCTACCGCAGACATCCTGGTTGCTACACTTGTTATGCCATTTTCACTGGCTAATGAACTTATGGGCTACTGGTTTTTTGGAAGTGCCTGGTGCAATGTTTACTTAGctttggatgttttgttttgtacttcgTCAATAGTGCACCTGTGTGCAATAAGCTTAGACCGATACTGGTCGGTGACCCAAGCTGTTGAATACAACCTCAAAAGGACCCCTAAAAGACTCAAATGTATAATAGTAGTAGTATGGTTGATTTCTGCTGTAATATCTTTCCCACCTTTAATCTCTATGGACAGAGACTCTGAAGATGACGTTTACCCTCAGTGTAAGCTGAATGACGAGACATGGTACATTCTGTCATCTTGCATAGGTTCTTTTTTTGCTCCTTGTGTTATTATGATATTGGTGTACATAAGAATATACCAAGTAGCAAAACACAGAACAAGGACTATATCTGAGAAAAAACAAGGGACAAACGGCTCTTCTCAAGCTGACAAAGGACTGCACAGAGGAGCCTCACTTAAAGCCAATGGGGAAAAAGAAGATGGACATTGCCCAGCTCAGCCCAAGGAGACCAAACCCCAGGAGATAGATGACATAGACTTAGAGGAGAGCAGCTCGTCCGATGGAAAAGGTAAAAGGGGTCAGGACACAAACTCCAAGAAGGACAGAAGAAGCAGGAGGAAAAACAGTTCTTTGTCCAAGCAATCTAGTCGCATTTCTAGGTCTAGCAACAGGTCTACAGATTTGTTTACTTCAAGGCGAAAAAGAAGAAGCACAGTTTGCAGGAAGAAAATCTCCCAAGCCAGAGAAAAAAGGTTCACCTTTGTCCTGGCAGTTGTAATGGGCGTGTTTGTTGTCTGCTGGTTTCCTTTCTTTTTCAGTTACAGCTTGTATGGCATTTGCAGAGAAGCCTGTGAAGCTCCAGaaattttattcaaatttttctTTTGGATTGGTTACTGTAATAGCTCTTTAAACCCTGTCATTTATACCATTTTTAACCAGGATTTCAGAAgagcctttaaaaaaatactctGCAAGAGGtggaaaaaatcattttaa